The Raphanus sativus cultivar WK10039 chromosome 2, ASM80110v3, whole genome shotgun sequence genome includes a region encoding these proteins:
- the LOC108833569 gene encoding histone H2B.7, which produces MAPKAEKKPAEKKPAEEKSKAAEKAPAEKKPKAGKKLPKEAGAGGDKKRKMKKKSVETYKIYIFKVLKQVHPDIGISSKAMGIMNSFINDIFEKLAGEASKLARYNKKPTITSREIQTAVRLVLPGELAKHAVSEGTKAVTKFTSS; this is translated from the coding sequence ATGGCGCCCAAGGCGGAGAAGAAGCCCGCGGAGAAGAAACCGGCGGAGGAGAAATCGAAAGCCGCCGAGAAAGCTCCGGCGGAGAAGAAACCCAAGGCCGGGAAGAAGCTCCCCAAGGAGGCAGGCGCAGGCGGcgacaagaagaggaagatgaagaagaagagcgtcGAGACGTACAAGATCTACATCTTCAAGGTCCTGAAGCAGGTTCACCCGGACATCGGAATCTCCAGCAAGGCCATGGGGATCATGAACAGTTTCATCAACGACATCTTCGAGAAGCTCGCTGGAGAGGCGTCCAAGCTCGCGAGGTACAACAAGAAGCCTACCATCACTTCGAGGGAGATTCAGACCGCGGTGAGGCTTGTTCTTCCTGGAGAGTTGGCGAAACATGCTGTCTCTGAGGGTACTAAGGCTGTCACGAAGTTCACCAGCTCCTAA
- the LOC108822935 gene encoding protein GAMETOPHYTE DEFECTIVE 1 isoform X2 — MGFFDLNVPYTYPSSQSGGKEVAVVNKLRVKLATKAMELGYVGIAHNHSIGGVTMTEKDSCTIPLLALGSLVKAAPRLSSSVAFHRDLLGVPRSTPFRQYTRVTVKLETKAQCLGLNSGNPVLKSYDIVAVRPMNQYAFDQACTKAEVDIISIDFSNLLFRLMHPSVKAAIKRGVYFEIKYSDLLKDAEKRRQVIANAKLLVDWTKGKNLIISSGSPSVIELRGPNDVINLMSLLGLSAERARAAISKNCRNMIAKILKKKRFHKEAVKVELLSSSDDTFGLEQNTSGDFMKWDPISSGEGDMLLEDLAKAFDATTRSVAHKSSKAIDVTSDRKGLPSHGFRLTEILGNEPSTQPPAAKMIDASVHCKNQVSEVCMADSAWSVDNLRENETICQIEISEDDNKMVPTTIDPLRKCSASQGHGLLVQDQESASFTVKKCTDSAAASDVNIQTELESEDKSMSPLKSGRGFPRSPVEKSNMETILVHDEVSLDGVSKGGAISGHAKIEHSASIAGNDDDDEMKIDASLEANHDEYMEVTMEDQKHETGNSLSSEAVGQDHDQVSMLDSSEAEPYNNTFEITKESETETETNQQAHVQTSERNNARKSGKVRAKRSWVRLTHLQPLKPFLLQRFKRISKRRKHRRG; from the exons ATGGGGTTCTTCGACCTAAACGTACCGTACACCTACCCCTCCTCCCAATCAGGCGGGAAGGAAGTCGCCGTCGTAAACAAACTCCGCGTAAAGCTCGCCACGAAAGCCATGGAACTCGGCTACGTCGGAATCGCACATAACCACTCGATCGGAGGCGTAACGATGACGGAGAAGGACTCTTGCACGATCCCTCTCCTCGCTCTCGGATCTCTCGTCAAAGCCGCTCCGCGACTATCATCCTCCGTCGCGTTCCATCGCGACTTGCTCGGCGTCCCTCGATCCACTCCGTTTCGGCAGTACACGCGCGTCACCGTCAAATTGGAGACTAAGGCTCAGTGCCTGGGGTTGAACTCTGGTAATCCGGTTCTGAAGAGCTACGATATCGTTGCTGTTAGGCCGATGAATCAGTACGCGTTCGATCAAGCTTGTACCAAAGCTGAG GTTGATATCATCTCGATTGATTTCTCGAATTTGCTGTTTCGATTGATGCATCCCTCTGTCAAAGCTGCTATTAAG CGAGGTGTTTACTTTGAGATCAAGTACTCTGATCTGTTGAAGGATGCAGAGAAGAGGAGGCAAGTTATAGCTAATGCTAAG TTACTGGTGGATTGGACTAAAGGGAAGAATCTGATTATATCGAGTGGTTCTCCTTCAGTCATTGAACTCAGAGGTCCAAACGATGTTATCAACCTCATGTCCTTGCTTGGACTCTCTGCTGAAAGAGCCAGAGCTGCCATTTCAAAGAACTGCAG GAATATGATAGCCAAGATTTTAAAGAAGAAGCGGTTTCACAAAGAAGCTGTCAAGGTTGAGTTACTTTCTTCTAGCGATGATACCTTTGGCCTCGAACAGAATACGAGTGGAGATTTCATGAAATGGGATCCCATCTCAAGTGGCGAAGGCGACATGCTCTTGGAAGATCTCGCAAAGGCTTTTGATGCCACCACACGTTCTGTGGCGCACAAATCGTCTAAGGCGATTGATGTCACCTCCGATCGTAAAGGCTTGCCATCACATGGTTTCCGGCTCACTGAAATTCTTGGAAATGAACCTTCGACTCAGCCACCTGCAGCTAAGATGATTGACGCATCAGTGCACTGCAAGAATCAAGTTTCTGAAGTATGCATGGCTGATTCTGCTTGGTCTGTTGATAATCTTCGGGAAAACGAAACCATTTGCCAAATTGAGATATCTGAAGATGACAACAAAATGGTACCTACAACTATTGACCCCCTGAGGAAATGCAGTGCCAGCCAGGGACATGGGCTTTTGGTGCAAGATCAAGAATCTGCATCATTTACAGTTAAAAAATGTACAGATTCAGCTGCAGCTTCTGATGTTAACATACAGACTGAGTTGGAGTCGGAAGATAAATCAATGTCGCCGCTAAAAAGCGGTCGGGGGTTCCCACGAAGTCCTGTTGAAAAGTCAAACATGGAAACTATTCTAGTTCATGATGAAGTCTCACTGGACGGAGTCAGCAAAGGAGGAGCTATTTCAGGTCATGCTAAGATTGAGCACTCTGCATCCATTGCtggtaatgatgatgatgatgagatgaaAATCGATGCTTCCTTGGAAGCAAATCACGACGAGTACATGGAGGTGACAATGGAAGACCAGAAGCATGAAACAG GTAACTCTCTCAGTTCAGAGGCAGTTGGACAAGACCATGACCAAGTATCAATGTTAGACTCCAGTGAGGCAGAGCCATACAACAACACCTTTGAGATAACAAAGGAAAGCGAGACAGAAACCGAAACTAATCAACAAGCCCATGTCCAAACCTCTGAAAGAAACAATGCCAGAAAATCAG GTAAGGTACGAGCTAAGAGGAGTTGGGTTAGATTAACGCACCTACAACCTTTGAAGCCTTTTCTACTTCAACGTTTCAAACGAATCAGTAAAAGACGAAAACATAGAAGAGGTTGA
- the LOC108822935 gene encoding protein GAMETOPHYTE DEFECTIVE 1 isoform X1 gives MGFFDLNVPYTYPSSQSGGKEVAVVNKLRVKLATKAMELGYVGIAHNHSIGGVTMTEKDSCTIPLLALGSLVKAAPRLSSSVAFHRDLLGVPRSTPFRQYTRVTVKLETKAQCLGLNSGNPVLKSYDIVAVRPMNQYAFDQACTKAEVDIISIDFSNLLFRLMHPSVKAAIKRGVYFEIKYSDLLKDAEKRRQVIANAKLLVDWTKGKNLIISSGSPSVIELRGPNDVINLMSLLGLSAERARAAISKNCRNMIAKILKKKRFHKEAVKVELLSSSDDTFGLEQNTSGDFMKWDPISSGEGDMLLEDLAKAFDATTRSVAHKSSKAIDVTSDRKGLPSHGFRLTEILGNEPSTQPPAAKMIDASVHCKNQVSEVCMADSAWSVDNLRENETICQIEISEDDNKMVPTTIDPLRKCSASQGHGLLVQDQESASFTVKKCTDSAAASDVNIQTELESEDKSMSPLKSGRGFPRSPVEKSNMETILVHDEVSLDGVSKGGAISGHAKIEHSASIAGNDDDDEMKIDASLEANHDEYMEVTMEDQKHETGESNLPNLPSYETTDLLKESGNSLSSEAVGQDHDQVSMLDSSEAEPYNNTFEITKESETETETNQQAHVQTSERNNARKSGKVRAKRSWVRLTHLQPLKPFLLQRFKRISKRRKHRRG, from the exons ATGGGGTTCTTCGACCTAAACGTACCGTACACCTACCCCTCCTCCCAATCAGGCGGGAAGGAAGTCGCCGTCGTAAACAAACTCCGCGTAAAGCTCGCCACGAAAGCCATGGAACTCGGCTACGTCGGAATCGCACATAACCACTCGATCGGAGGCGTAACGATGACGGAGAAGGACTCTTGCACGATCCCTCTCCTCGCTCTCGGATCTCTCGTCAAAGCCGCTCCGCGACTATCATCCTCCGTCGCGTTCCATCGCGACTTGCTCGGCGTCCCTCGATCCACTCCGTTTCGGCAGTACACGCGCGTCACCGTCAAATTGGAGACTAAGGCTCAGTGCCTGGGGTTGAACTCTGGTAATCCGGTTCTGAAGAGCTACGATATCGTTGCTGTTAGGCCGATGAATCAGTACGCGTTCGATCAAGCTTGTACCAAAGCTGAG GTTGATATCATCTCGATTGATTTCTCGAATTTGCTGTTTCGATTGATGCATCCCTCTGTCAAAGCTGCTATTAAG CGAGGTGTTTACTTTGAGATCAAGTACTCTGATCTGTTGAAGGATGCAGAGAAGAGGAGGCAAGTTATAGCTAATGCTAAG TTACTGGTGGATTGGACTAAAGGGAAGAATCTGATTATATCGAGTGGTTCTCCTTCAGTCATTGAACTCAGAGGTCCAAACGATGTTATCAACCTCATGTCCTTGCTTGGACTCTCTGCTGAAAGAGCCAGAGCTGCCATTTCAAAGAACTGCAG GAATATGATAGCCAAGATTTTAAAGAAGAAGCGGTTTCACAAAGAAGCTGTCAAGGTTGAGTTACTTTCTTCTAGCGATGATACCTTTGGCCTCGAACAGAATACGAGTGGAGATTTCATGAAATGGGATCCCATCTCAAGTGGCGAAGGCGACATGCTCTTGGAAGATCTCGCAAAGGCTTTTGATGCCACCACACGTTCTGTGGCGCACAAATCGTCTAAGGCGATTGATGTCACCTCCGATCGTAAAGGCTTGCCATCACATGGTTTCCGGCTCACTGAAATTCTTGGAAATGAACCTTCGACTCAGCCACCTGCAGCTAAGATGATTGACGCATCAGTGCACTGCAAGAATCAAGTTTCTGAAGTATGCATGGCTGATTCTGCTTGGTCTGTTGATAATCTTCGGGAAAACGAAACCATTTGCCAAATTGAGATATCTGAAGATGACAACAAAATGGTACCTACAACTATTGACCCCCTGAGGAAATGCAGTGCCAGCCAGGGACATGGGCTTTTGGTGCAAGATCAAGAATCTGCATCATTTACAGTTAAAAAATGTACAGATTCAGCTGCAGCTTCTGATGTTAACATACAGACTGAGTTGGAGTCGGAAGATAAATCAATGTCGCCGCTAAAAAGCGGTCGGGGGTTCCCACGAAGTCCTGTTGAAAAGTCAAACATGGAAACTATTCTAGTTCATGATGAAGTCTCACTGGACGGAGTCAGCAAAGGAGGAGCTATTTCAGGTCATGCTAAGATTGAGCACTCTGCATCCATTGCtggtaatgatgatgatgatgagatgaaAATCGATGCTTCCTTGGAAGCAAATCACGACGAGTACATGGAGGTGACAATGGAAGACCAGAAGCATGAAACAGGTGAAAGTAATCTTCCTAACTTACCCTCCTATGAGACTACTGATTTGCTAAAAGAATCAGGTAACTCTCTCAGTTCAGAGGCAGTTGGACAAGACCATGACCAAGTATCAATGTTAGACTCCAGTGAGGCAGAGCCATACAACAACACCTTTGAGATAACAAAGGAAAGCGAGACAGAAACCGAAACTAATCAACAAGCCCATGTCCAAACCTCTGAAAGAAACAATGCCAGAAAATCAG GTAAGGTACGAGCTAAGAGGAGTTGGGTTAGATTAACGCACCTACAACCTTTGAAGCCTTTTCTACTTCAACGTTTCAAACGAATCAGTAAAAGACGAAAACATAGAAGAGGTTGA
- the LOC108833572 gene encoding actin-depolymerizing factor 3 — protein sequence MANAASGMAVHDDCKLKFLELKAKRTYRFIVYKIEEQQKQVVVEKLGEPGQSHDDFAASLPADECRYAIFDFDFVTAENCQKSKIFFVAWSPDTARVRSKMIYASSKDRFKRELDGIQVELQATDPTEMDLDVFKSRAN from the exons ATG GCTAATGCAGCGTCAGGAATGGCAGTCCACGACGACTGCAAACTCAAGTTTCTGGAACTCAAGGCCAAGAGGACATACCGTTTCATCGTTTACAAGATCGAGGAGCAGCAGAAGCAAGTGGTCGTTGAGAAACTCGGAGAGCCTGGTCAATCCCATGACGACTTTGCAGCGAGTCTTCCAGCTGATGAATGCCGATACGCCATCTTCGATTTTGATTTCGTCACTGCTGAGAACTGCCAAAAGAGCAAGATCTTCTTCGTTGCATG GTCTCCGGACACGGCAAGAGTGAGAAGCAAGATGATCTATGCAAGCTCTAAGGACAGGTTCAAGAGAGAGCTAGATGGGATTCAAGTAGAGCTTCAAGCTACCGATCCGACCGAGATGGATCTTGATGTTTTCAAAAGCCGGGCCAATTGA
- the LOC108840891 gene encoding transcription factor GHD7 — translation MYAHIRSSIAFGDTCPCLLYSEDVLAPPLPHDHPHHFLPPPPLMMSHHSLFTAEAVSGFGFFDSSMNGSGGSSGCDSPSSMGSGGESLMMQRSVSSHNGFFGNLPTTAHGFVNDHDGPVRRALSAGDLPRSSRRESSAVLSESNAIIEGMNKAYKYSPEEKKVKIDKYRSKRNLRNFNKRIKYECRKTLADSRPRIRGRFARNDEISQEEQVDIIEAVVGDVDTWASFLDSFSANHFLN, via the exons ATGTATGCACATATCAGGAGCTCCATAGCGTTCGGCGATACGTGTCCATGTTTGCTATACTCCGAGGACGTACTGGCTCCTCCTCTGCCGCATGACCACCCTCACCACTTCCTACCACCGCCGCCTCTTATGATGAGCCACCACTCGCTATTTACGGCCGAGGCAGTTTCAGGGTTTGGTTTCTTTGATTCCAGCATGAACGGTAGCGGTGGAAGCAGCGGCTGCGACTCGCCGAGCTCGATGGGGAGCGGCGGAGAGAGTCTTATGATGCAGAGGAGTGTGAGTAGCCATAATGGCTTTTTTGGTAATTTACCGACGACGGCCCACGGTTTCGTGAACGATCATGATGGGCCAGTGAGACGGGCCCTAAGCGCCGGAGATCTACCG AGGAGTAGCAGAAGAGAGAGCAGTGCGGTGTTGAGTGAGAGCAATGCAATAATAGAAGGAATGAACAAAGCTTACAAGTATAGTCCcgaagagaagaaagtgaagaTCGATAAATATCGTAGCAAGCGAAACCTTAGGAATTTCAATAAGAGGATCAAG TATGAATGCAGGAAGACATTAGCTGACAGTAGGCCAAGAATAAGGGGGAGATTTGCAAGGAATGATGAGATTTCACAAGAAGAACAAGTTGATATTATTGAAGCCGTGGTTGGAGATGTTGACACGTGGGCATCTTTTCTTGATTCTTTCTCTGCTAATCACTTCCTTAATTAG
- the LOC108833571 gene encoding actin-depolymerizing factor 4-like, translated as MANAASGMAVHDDCKLRFLELKAKRTHRFIVYKIEEKQKQVVVEKVGEPIQTYEEFAASLPAEECRYAIYDFDFVTAENCQKSKIFFIAWCPDVAKVRSKMIYASSKDRFKRELDGIQVELQATDPTEMDLDVFKSRVN; from the exons ATG GCTAATGCGGCGTCGGGAATGGCAGTCCATGATGACTGCAAGCTAAGGTTTCTGGAACTGAAGGCGAAGAGGACACACCGTTTCATTGTTTACAAGATCGAGGAGAAGCAGAAGCAAGTGGTTGTCGAGAAGGTTGGTGAACCTATTCAAACCTACGAGGAGTTTGCTGCTAGCCTTCCTGCTGAAGAGTGCCGATATGCCAtttatgattttgattttgtcaCTGCGGAGAATTGCCAGAAGAGCAAGATTTTCTTCATTGCATG GTGTCCTGACGTAGCAAAGGTGAGAAGCAAGATGATATATGCGAGCTCCAAGGACAGGTTCAAGCGTGAACTTGATGGAATTCAAGTGGAGCTTCAGGCAACCGATCCAACTGAGATGGATCTTGATGTTTTCAAAAGCCGtgtcaattaa